In a genomic window of Glycine max cultivar Williams 82 chromosome 13, Glycine_max_v4.0, whole genome shotgun sequence:
- the LOC102670348 gene encoding uncharacterized protein, translating to MALSSVSSMDVPPMQTSNSSDQKPTTMIIEWACICDNSDEIGEGGREESDLHNPGKGTDTKTNIRTSGQENSTIDENISCACVIDEEVTEKEEKEEEAGKEEKEKTVVHDPGKGTDPKTNIVEQENSRINNDPQIDGKNYCSSVQGEKEKKGENTEKEETEKSKTYNHSCSLQNANIIQ from the exons ATGGCTCTTTCTTCTGTTAGCTCCATGGACGTGCCACCGATGCAAACGTCCAACTCTAGCGACCAAAAACCTACGACAATGATCAT AGAATGGGCATGCATTTGCGACAATAGTGATGAAATAGGAGAAGGTGGGAGAGAAGAGAGTGATTTACACAATCCAGGGAAAGGGACCGATACAAAAACGAATATTAGAACATCAGGACAAGAAAACAGCACAATTGATGAGAACATTTCTTGTGCCTGTGTCATTGATGAAGAGGTAACcgaaaaggaagagaaagaggaagaagctggaaaagaagagaaagaaaaaacagtAGTACACGACCCAGGGAAAGGGACCGATCCGAAAACGAATATTGTAGAGCAAGAGAACAGCAGAATCAATAATGATCCTCAAATTGATGGGAAGAATTATTGTAGCAGCGTGCAGggtgaaaaggaaaagaaaggagaGAACACGGAAAAGGAAGAAACAGAGAAAAGTAAAACCTACAACCATTCTTGTTCACTGCAAAACGCCAACATCATTCAATGA
- the LOC100305673 gene encoding uncharacterized protein LOC100305673, with translation MPRLLGNLTPQILVQALRSMPRQATSSLKVRTHGGTRGSGPSHGSVGGKRGSPISQGKGGQHNEVVQKMPNGNNGSKRNDEARVEANAAKKLGN, from the exons ATGCCTCGCCTATTGGGAAACCTTACACCTCAAATCCTTGTTCAGGCACTTAGATCCATGCCTCGCCAAGCTACATCCTCGCTCAA AGTGAGAACGCACGGAGGAACAAGAGGGTCAGGCCCCAGCCATGGAAGCGTTGGAGGGAAAAGAGGGTCACCCATCAGCCAGGGGAAAGGTGGACAACATAATGAGGTGGTTCAAAAAATGCCGAATGGTAACAACGGAAGCAAAAGAAATGACGAGGCTAGGGTTGAAGCTAACGCGGCAAAGAAATTGGGCAATTAG
- the LOC102663141 gene encoding WRKY DNA-binding transcription factor 70 isoform X3, producing MENQPSNGRKAIEEELIKGRDIANQLLEILAPKSNTTQHKGVEVEALVLPFAEDLVRKVLRSLTNTLLLLNTHSDHVSDEVVLPVTIKGVSSSVKCQKPEYKDESFNAKRRSGSYKRKSSAPTWEKNSSILMEDGYAWRKYGQKMTMNAKYLRCTHKYDQGCLATKQVQRIQEDPPLYHTTYYGHHNCKSSLMLEPASSSDSSMFLSFSNTFPNKAEYPFSSSLYSSMKQEPMEVIHEDHIVHNQLPSSDYHMLCDYDLDFNYSRYGTMLSSTESVQFDEVCRSDQEFDG from the exons ATGGAAAATCAGCCATCAAATGGAAGAAAGGCAATAGAAGAAGAACTAATCAAAGGGCGTGACATAGCAAACCAGTTACTTGAAATACTTGCTCCTAAATCCAATACTACTCAACATAAGGGTGTAGAAGTGGAAGCGTTAGTGTTACCATTTGCTGAAGATCTTGTTCGCAAGGTTCTCAGATCACTCACAAATACCCTTTTGCTATTGAACACTCATAGTGATCATGTCTCCGATGAGGTTGTTTTGCCTGTCACTATCAAAGGTGTCTCTTCGTCCGTGAAATGCCAAAAGCCTGAGTATAAGGATGAGTCTTTCAACGCTAAAAGACGAAGTGGGAGCTACAAGAGAAA ATCAAGTGCACCAACATGGGAGAAGAACAGTTCAATTCTGATGGAAGATGGCTATGCATGGAGAAAGTATGGACAAAAAATGACAATGAATGCAAAATACCTCAG ATGCACTCACAAGTATGATCAGGGTTGTCTAGCAACCAAACAGGTCCAAAGAATTCAAGAAGATCCTCCGTTGTACCATACAACTTATTATGGCCATCACAATTGCAAAAGCTCTTTAATGTTGGAACCAGCTTCTTCTTCTGACTCTTCTATGTTTCTTAGTTTCAGTAACACCTTCCCAAACAAAGCAGAATACCCATTTTCATCATCACTTTATTCATCCATGAAACAGGAGCCTATGGAAGTGATTCATGAAGACCATATTGTTCACAACCAATTACCCTCATCAGATTACCACATGTTATGTGACTATGATCTTGATTTTAATTATTCGAGGTATGGTACTATGCTATCCTCCACTGAATCTGTACAATTTGATGAAGTTTGTCGGAGTGATCAGGAATTTGATGGCTAG
- the LOC102663141 gene encoding WRKY DNA-binding transcription factor 70 isoform X2: MENQPSNGRKAIEEELIKGRDIANQLLEILAPKSNTTQHKGVEVEALVLPFAEDLVRKVLRSLTNTLLLLNTHSDHVSDEVVLPVTIKGVSSSVKCQKPEYKDESFNAKRRSGSYKRNAPTWEKNSSILMEDGYAWRKYGQKMTMNAKYLRNYYRCTHKYDQGCLATKQVQRIQEDPPLYHTTYYGHHNCKSSLMLEPASSSDSSMFLSFSNTFPNKAEYPFSSSLYSSMKQEPMEVIHEDHIVHNQLPSSDYHMLCDYDLDFNYSRYGTMLSSTESVQFDEVCRSDQEFDG; the protein is encoded by the exons ATGGAAAATCAGCCATCAAATGGAAGAAAGGCAATAGAAGAAGAACTAATCAAAGGGCGTGACATAGCAAACCAGTTACTTGAAATACTTGCTCCTAAATCCAATACTACTCAACATAAGGGTGTAGAAGTGGAAGCGTTAGTGTTACCATTTGCTGAAGATCTTGTTCGCAAGGTTCTCAGATCACTCACAAATACCCTTTTGCTATTGAACACTCATAGTGATCATGTCTCCGATGAGGTTGTTTTGCCTGTCACTATCAAAGGTGTCTCTTCGTCCGTGAAATGCCAAAAGCCTGAGTATAAGGATGAGTCTTTCAACGCTAAAAGACGAAGTGGGAGCTACAAGAGAAA TGCACCAACATGGGAGAAGAACAGTTCAATTCTGATGGAAGATGGCTATGCATGGAGAAAGTATGGACAAAAAATGACAATGAATGCAAAATACCTCAG GAACTACTACAGATGCACTCACAAGTATGATCAGGGTTGTCTAGCAACCAAACAGGTCCAAAGAATTCAAGAAGATCCTCCGTTGTACCATACAACTTATTATGGCCATCACAATTGCAAAAGCTCTTTAATGTTGGAACCAGCTTCTTCTTCTGACTCTTCTATGTTTCTTAGTTTCAGTAACACCTTCCCAAACAAAGCAGAATACCCATTTTCATCATCACTTTATTCATCCATGAAACAGGAGCCTATGGAAGTGATTCATGAAGACCATATTGTTCACAACCAATTACCCTCATCAGATTACCACATGTTATGTGACTATGATCTTGATTTTAATTATTCGAGGTATGGTACTATGCTATCCTCCACTGAATCTGTACAATTTGATGAAGTTTGTCGGAGTGATCAGGAATTTGATGGCTAG
- the LOC102663141 gene encoding WRKY DNA-binding transcription factor 70 isoform X1 codes for MENQPSNGRKAIEEELIKGRDIANQLLEILAPKSNTTQHKGVEVEALVLPFAEDLVRKVLRSLTNTLLLLNTHSDHVSDEVVLPVTIKGVSSSVKCQKPEYKDESFNAKRRSGSYKRKSSAPTWEKNSSILMEDGYAWRKYGQKMTMNAKYLRNYYRCTHKYDQGCLATKQVQRIQEDPPLYHTTYYGHHNCKSSLMLEPASSSDSSMFLSFSNTFPNKAEYPFSSSLYSSMKQEPMEVIHEDHIVHNQLPSSDYHMLCDYDLDFNYSRYGTMLSSTESVQFDEVCRSDQEFDG; via the exons ATGGAAAATCAGCCATCAAATGGAAGAAAGGCAATAGAAGAAGAACTAATCAAAGGGCGTGACATAGCAAACCAGTTACTTGAAATACTTGCTCCTAAATCCAATACTACTCAACATAAGGGTGTAGAAGTGGAAGCGTTAGTGTTACCATTTGCTGAAGATCTTGTTCGCAAGGTTCTCAGATCACTCACAAATACCCTTTTGCTATTGAACACTCATAGTGATCATGTCTCCGATGAGGTTGTTTTGCCTGTCACTATCAAAGGTGTCTCTTCGTCCGTGAAATGCCAAAAGCCTGAGTATAAGGATGAGTCTTTCAACGCTAAAAGACGAAGTGGGAGCTACAAGAGAAA ATCAAGTGCACCAACATGGGAGAAGAACAGTTCAATTCTGATGGAAGATGGCTATGCATGGAGAAAGTATGGACAAAAAATGACAATGAATGCAAAATACCTCAG GAACTACTACAGATGCACTCACAAGTATGATCAGGGTTGTCTAGCAACCAAACAGGTCCAAAGAATTCAAGAAGATCCTCCGTTGTACCATACAACTTATTATGGCCATCACAATTGCAAAAGCTCTTTAATGTTGGAACCAGCTTCTTCTTCTGACTCTTCTATGTTTCTTAGTTTCAGTAACACCTTCCCAAACAAAGCAGAATACCCATTTTCATCATCACTTTATTCATCCATGAAACAGGAGCCTATGGAAGTGATTCATGAAGACCATATTGTTCACAACCAATTACCCTCATCAGATTACCACATGTTATGTGACTATGATCTTGATTTTAATTATTCGAGGTATGGTACTATGCTATCCTCCACTGAATCTGTACAATTTGATGAAGTTTGTCGGAGTGATCAGGAATTTGATGGCTAG